A section of the Stenotrophomonas sp. 364 genome encodes:
- a CDS encoding DUF2782 domain-containing protein produces MKTLLLVGLLALAGCATTGGGGTPPVDVSGADVSSKTLANGDTVQEYRVSGQLRMVKVTPAQGPAFYMYDRNGDGRMDSDKDGVSPVYWKLYSW; encoded by the coding sequence ATGAAGACCCTGTTGCTGGTTGGCCTGCTCGCGCTGGCCGGTTGTGCCACCACGGGCGGCGGCGGTACGCCCCCGGTCGATGTGAGCGGTGCCGATGTGTCCAGCAAGACCCTGGCCAACGGCGACACCGTGCAGGAATACCGCGTGAGTGGCCAGCTGCGGATGGTCAAGGTGACGCCGGCGCAGGGTCCGGCGTTCTACATGTACGACCGCAACGGCGATGGCCGCATGGACAGCGACAAGGACGGCGTGTCGCCGGTGTATTGGAAGCTCTACAGCTGGTGA
- a CDS encoding universal stress protein has translation MYKRILIATDGSELSEKGLLKGLELAKDLNAEVDIVTVSEPWAVGMYDAMGWSVGYMNSPEYKADREETAQKVLAPARATAEAQGLHANVVHVLDRYAADGIIDTAVERNSDLIVMTSHGRRGVTRVLLGSQTAEVLARSTVPVLVIR, from the coding sequence ATGTACAAGCGAATCCTGATTGCCACCGACGGCTCGGAACTGTCTGAAAAGGGCCTGCTCAAAGGCCTGGAACTGGCCAAGGATCTCAATGCCGAGGTCGACATCGTGACCGTGTCCGAGCCGTGGGCGGTGGGCATGTACGACGCGATGGGCTGGAGCGTGGGCTACATGAACAGCCCCGAGTACAAGGCCGACCGCGAAGAGACCGCGCAGAAGGTACTGGCGCCGGCCAGGGCGACCGCCGAGGCGCAGGGCCTGCATGCCAACGTGGTGCATGTGCTGGACCGCTATGCGGCCGACGGCATCATCGACACGGCGGTGGAGCGCAACAGCGACCTGATCGTGATGACCTCACATGGCCGCCGTGGCGTCACCCGCGTGCTGCTGGGCAGCCAGACCGCCGAAGTGCTGGCGCGCAGCACCGTGCCGGTGCTTGTGATCCGTTGA
- a CDS encoding sugar O-acetyltransferase — translation MALSEKDKMLSGHPYRPGDPQLQAEMAAAKAWMVRYNAALAEAPDVRRALLRERLGAVGDGTVIRPPFHCDYGSHIHLGTGVFLNYNCVILDVAEVRIGDGTQIGPAVQIYAADHPRDPQARAEGLELARPVRIGRNVWIGGGAILLPGVSIGDDAVVGAGSVVTRDVAAGATVVGNPARVVPPRD, via the coding sequence ATGGCGCTGAGCGAGAAGGACAAGATGCTGTCTGGCCACCCCTACCGGCCCGGCGACCCGCAGCTGCAGGCCGAGATGGCGGCGGCCAAGGCCTGGATGGTGCGCTACAACGCCGCCCTTGCCGAAGCCCCGGATGTCCGCCGTGCGCTGCTGCGCGAGCGACTCGGTGCGGTCGGCGACGGCACGGTGATCCGCCCGCCGTTCCATTGTGATTACGGCAGCCACATCCACCTGGGCACCGGCGTGTTCCTCAACTACAACTGCGTGATTCTGGACGTGGCCGAGGTGCGCATCGGCGATGGCACCCAGATCGGTCCGGCGGTGCAGATCTATGCGGCCGACCACCCGCGTGACCCGCAGGCGCGGGCCGAGGGGTTGGAGCTGGCACGACCGGTGCGGATCGGGCGCAATGTATGGATCGGCGGTGGCGCCATCCTGCTGCCGGGGGTGAGCATCGGCGACGATGCGGTGGTGGGCGCTGGCAGCGTGGTTACCCGCGACGTGGCGGCCGGTGCCACCGTGGTGGGCAACCCCGCACGCGTGGTGCCACCGCGCGATTGA
- a CDS encoding DUF4386 domain-containing protein, translating to MATQQRTGRLAGVVYLVVIATRIFSLAYVPSRISVGDDPAATLANVVAHADLFRAGVAAFALEQIAFLLLPLLLYRVFAAAHRPAATLMVALAVTGVPIALAALAHRLEAVTLLTDPALARALSGGQLQMLAMGALKSWSSHVFLASLFWGLWLLPFGWLVWRTRAIPRALGVLLMLGGIGYLLNVFGELLIPGYATTALSHYATLPASLGEIGSGLWLTVFGARAPDLVPPRVARAVNG from the coding sequence ATGGCAACGCAGCAGCGGACCGGTCGCCTGGCCGGCGTGGTGTACCTGGTGGTGATCGCCACCCGCATCTTCAGCCTGGCCTATGTGCCCTCCCGGATCAGCGTGGGTGACGATCCCGCCGCCACCCTGGCCAACGTGGTCGCGCATGCCGACCTGTTTCGTGCCGGCGTCGCCGCCTTCGCCCTGGAGCAGATCGCCTTCCTGCTGCTGCCGCTGCTGTTGTATCGCGTGTTCGCTGCGGCGCATCGCCCGGCCGCCACGCTGATGGTGGCCCTGGCGGTCACCGGTGTTCCGATCGCGCTGGCCGCACTGGCCCACCGGCTGGAGGCGGTAACCCTGCTCACCGACCCGGCGCTGGCGCGGGCGCTGTCGGGCGGGCAGCTGCAGATGCTGGCGATGGGCGCACTGAAGAGCTGGAGCAGCCACGTTTTCCTGGCCAGCCTGTTCTGGGGCCTGTGGCTGCTGCCATTCGGCTGGCTGGTGTGGCGCACGCGCGCCATACCGCGTGCACTCGGCGTGCTGCTGATGCTCGGCGGCATCGGCTACCTGCTCAACGTGTTCGGCGAGCTGCTGATCCCCGGCTACGCCACAACCGCACTGTCCCACTACGCCACGCTGCCCGCTTCGCTCGGTGAGATCGGCAGCGGCCTGTGGCTGACTGTGTTCGGGGCGCGCGCCCCCGACCTTGTCCCGCCCCGGGTGGCGCGCGCGGTCAACGGCTGA
- the rtcA gene encoding RNA 3'-terminal phosphate cyclase — protein sequence MDMMELDGSQGGGQLLRSALTLSLCTGIGFTMHDIRAQRRRPGLMRQHLTAVTAAARVGNACTQGVQLGATSLRFEPGPVCAGDYQFATGSAGSATLVLQTVLPALWQAAAPSRVRLEGGTHNPLAPSADFIADAYLPALARMGVQASLELQQHGFHPAGGGVLQVEVAPCAALQACDFQDRGTLASMEATVLMSGLSSSIGLRELQVLADILGVDPHPRHVRSVRPALGPGNVALVHVRHDAHVEVFSGHGERGVSAEQVGARLAGQVQQYLQGSGCVGEHLSDQLLLPMALAGAGSFTTAAISEHLVSNARLIEKFLPVEFDWQPHAGGWRVTVSR from the coding sequence ATGGACATGATGGAACTGGATGGCAGCCAGGGCGGCGGGCAGCTGCTGCGCTCGGCGTTGACCTTGAGCCTGTGCACCGGCATTGGCTTCACGATGCACGACATCCGCGCGCAACGCCGTCGCCCCGGCCTGATGCGCCAGCATCTCACCGCGGTCACGGCCGCGGCGCGGGTGGGCAACGCCTGCACGCAGGGCGTGCAACTCGGCGCCACCTCGCTACGCTTCGAGCCCGGCCCGGTGTGCGCGGGCGATTACCAGTTCGCCACCGGCAGCGCCGGCTCCGCCACGCTGGTGCTGCAGACCGTGCTGCCGGCGCTGTGGCAGGCCGCAGCGCCGTCACGGGTGCGGTTGGAAGGCGGTACCCATAACCCGTTGGCACCCAGCGCCGATTTCATCGCCGATGCTTACCTGCCCGCGCTGGCCAGAATGGGGGTGCAGGCATCGCTGGAACTGCAGCAGCATGGCTTCCATCCGGCCGGTGGCGGGGTGTTGCAGGTCGAGGTCGCGCCGTGCGCGGCCTTGCAGGCCTGCGACTTCCAGGACCGCGGCACGTTGGCGTCGATGGAAGCCACGGTGTTGATGTCCGGCCTGTCCAGCAGCATCGGCCTGCGCGAGCTGCAGGTGCTGGCCGACATCCTGGGCGTGGATCCGCATCCACGCCACGTGCGCTCGGTACGCCCGGCGCTGGGCCCGGGCAACGTGGCGCTGGTGCATGTGCGTCATGACGCCCACGTCGAAGTGTTCAGCGGGCACGGCGAGCGCGGCGTGTCGGCCGAACAGGTCGGCGCGCGCCTGGCCGGGCAGGTGCAGCAGTATCTGCAGGGCAGCGGTTGCGTGGGCGAGCACCTGTCCGACCAGCTGCTGCTGCCGATGGCGCTGGCCGGTGCCGGCAGCTTCACCACCGCGGCGATCAGCGAGCATCTGGTCAGCAACGCGCGCCTGATCGAGAAATTCCTGCCGGTCGAGTTCGACTGGCAGCCGCATGCGGGTGGGTGGCGGGTGACGGTCAGCCGTTGA
- a CDS encoding RtcB family protein has protein sequence MSITYDVIQQPGAVPIKLWTRGVPLEDAAREQLQNIARLPFIHRWISVMPDVHLGKGATIGSVVPTIGAIIPAAVGVDIGCGMIATRTTLTASDLPDNLSAVRSAIERAVPHGRSVGRGRDKGSWETPPELAVDGWTQLVDDFALICERHPKLKNTNNLKHLGTLGTGNHFVEICLDEDQRVWFMLHSGSRGVGNAIGTYFIELAKQEMRRWMINLPDQDLAYLPEGSTHYGDYVFAVDWAQRFARMNREIMMRNVVAAVRTVITKPFEAQAEAVNCHHNYVSREHHFGKDVMLTRKGAVSARKGEMGIIPGSMGAKSFIVRGLGNEDSFHSCSHGAGRVMSRTQARKLISVDDHAKATAHVECRKDVEVVDESPAAYKPIEAVMEAQRDLVEIVHTLRQVVCVKG, from the coding sequence ATGAGCATCACCTACGACGTCATCCAGCAGCCCGGCGCTGTTCCGATCAAGCTGTGGACCCGCGGCGTGCCGCTGGAAGATGCGGCGCGCGAGCAGCTGCAGAACATCGCGCGCCTGCCCTTCATCCACCGCTGGATCTCGGTGATGCCCGACGTGCACCTGGGCAAGGGCGCCACCATCGGTTCGGTGGTGCCCACCATCGGCGCGATCATCCCGGCGGCCGTGGGCGTGGACATCGGCTGCGGCATGATCGCCACCCGCACCACGCTGACCGCCAGCGACCTGCCCGACAACCTGTCGGCGGTGCGCAGCGCGATCGAGCGCGCGGTGCCGCACGGCCGCAGCGTGGGCCGTGGCCGCGACAAGGGCAGCTGGGAGACGCCGCCGGAACTGGCGGTGGACGGCTGGACCCAGCTGGTGGATGACTTCGCGTTGATCTGCGAGCGCCACCCCAAGCTGAAGAACACCAACAACCTCAAGCACCTGGGCACGTTGGGCACCGGCAACCACTTCGTGGAAATCTGCCTGGATGAAGACCAGCGCGTGTGGTTCATGCTGCACTCCGGCTCCCGCGGCGTGGGCAATGCCATCGGCACCTACTTCATCGAGCTGGCCAAGCAGGAAATGCGTCGCTGGATGATCAACCTGCCCGACCAGGACCTGGCCTACCTGCCCGAGGGCAGCACCCACTACGGCGACTACGTGTTCGCCGTGGACTGGGCGCAGCGCTTCGCCCGCATGAACCGCGAGATCATGATGCGCAACGTGGTGGCCGCGGTGCGCACGGTGATCACCAAGCCGTTCGAGGCGCAGGCCGAGGCGGTCAACTGCCACCACAATTACGTGAGCCGCGAGCACCACTTCGGCAAGGACGTGATGCTCACCCGCAAGGGCGCGGTGAGTGCGCGCAAGGGCGAGATGGGCATCATCCCGGGCAGCATGGGGGCCAAGAGCTTCATCGTGCGCGGGCTGGGCAACGAGGACAGCTTCCACAGCTGCAGCCACGGCGCCGGCCGCGTGATGAGCCGTACCCAGGCGCGCAAGCTGATCAGCGTGGACGACCACGCCAAAGCCACCGCGCACGTGGAATGCCGCAAGGACGTGGAGGTGGTGGACGAGTCACCGGCGGCCTACAAGCCGATCGAAGCGGTGATGGAGGCCCAGCGCGACCTGGTCGAGATCGTGCATACGCTGCGCCAGGTGGTGTGCGTAAAGGGATGA
- the rtcR gene encoding RNA repair transcriptional activator RtcR — MAKRQVVFGMLGIQLDAGTGPGRWQKWRPTVALGMHEDFVPDRIELLVDARRFGTLTALVREDLALTAPDTAVHIHDTYMADPWEFEGVYACLHDFLADYAFQPDEEDYYIHITTGTHVSQICWFLLTESRHFPGRLLQTSPPRKQHVGDPGTYAVIDLDLSRYDHIAQRFAQQQLQDRDLLKGGIATRNPAFNRMIEQIETVATRSRAPMLLMGPTGAGKSQLARRVFDLKKLKHQLPGRFVEVNCATLRGDGAMSTLFGHTKGAYTGAVSDRAGLLRSADKGLLFLDEIGELGQDEQAMLLRALEEKRFLPVGSDREVESDFQLIAGTNRDLQQAVRAGRFREDLLARLNLWTYPLPGLAERREDIEPNLDFELERWSREQHERVRFNAEARSRYLAFATSPDATWRGNFRDLGASLMRLATLANAGRIQTDGVEEEIARLRAQWHGSADASPLDALLGEAAAELDRFDRVQLEDVVRVCARSASLSAAGRELFAVSRTQRASTNDADRLRKYLARFGLDWEQVRAVSRGGVAP, encoded by the coding sequence ATGGCCAAGCGACAGGTGGTGTTCGGCATGCTCGGGATCCAGCTTGATGCCGGGACCGGTCCAGGCCGCTGGCAGAAGTGGCGGCCGACGGTCGCGCTCGGCATGCATGAGGACTTCGTGCCTGACCGCATCGAACTACTGGTGGACGCACGCCGCTTCGGCACGCTGACCGCGCTGGTGCGCGAGGACCTGGCGCTGACCGCGCCGGACACCGCGGTGCACATCCACGACACCTACATGGCCGACCCGTGGGAGTTCGAGGGGGTCTACGCGTGCCTGCACGATTTCCTGGCCGACTATGCGTTCCAGCCGGACGAGGAGGACTACTACATCCACATCACCACCGGCACGCACGTCAGCCAGATCTGCTGGTTCCTGCTGACCGAGAGCCGGCACTTCCCCGGCCGGCTGCTGCAGACCTCACCGCCGCGCAAGCAGCACGTGGGCGACCCGGGCACCTACGCGGTGATCGACCTGGACCTGTCGCGCTACGACCACATCGCCCAGCGCTTTGCCCAGCAGCAACTGCAGGACCGCGACCTGCTCAAGGGCGGCATCGCCACCCGCAACCCGGCGTTCAACCGGATGATCGAGCAGATCGAAACCGTGGCCACCCGCTCGCGCGCGCCGATGCTGCTGATGGGGCCCACGGGCGCGGGCAAGAGCCAGCTGGCCAGGCGGGTGTTCGACCTGAAGAAGCTCAAGCATCAGTTGCCGGGGCGGTTTGTCGAAGTGAACTGCGCCACCCTGCGCGGCGACGGTGCGATGAGCACGCTGTTCGGCCATACCAAGGGCGCCTACACCGGGGCGGTCAGTGACCGCGCCGGCCTGCTGCGGTCGGCCGACAAAGGCCTGCTGTTCCTGGACGAGATCGGCGAGCTGGGCCAGGACGAACAGGCGATGCTGCTGCGTGCGCTGGAAGAGAAGCGCTTCCTGCCGGTGGGCAGCGACCGCGAGGTGGAGAGCGATTTCCAGCTGATCGCCGGCACCAACCGCGACCTGCAACAGGCCGTGCGCGCGGGCCGCTTCCGCGAGGACCTGCTGGCCCGGCTCAACCTGTGGACCTACCCGTTGCCCGGCCTGGCCGAGCGCCGCGAAGACATCGAACCCAACCTGGACTTCGAGCTGGAACGCTGGTCGCGCGAGCAGCACGAGCGGGTGCGCTTCAATGCCGAGGCGCGCAGCCGTTACCTGGCCTTCGCCACCAGCCCCGACGCCACCTGGCGGGGCAACTTCCGCGACCTGGGCGCGTCGCTGATGCGGCTGGCCACGCTGGCCAACGCCGGGCGCATCCAGACCGATGGGGTGGAGGAAGAGATCGCGCGATTGCGCGCGCAGTGGCATGGCAGTGCAGATGCGTCGCCGTTGGACGCGCTGCTGGGCGAGGCCGCCGCGGAACTGGATCGCTTCGACCGTGTGCAGCTGGAGGACGTGGTGCGGGTCTGCGCCCGCTCCGCATCGCTGTCAGCCGCCGGCCGCGAGCTGTTCGCGGTGTCGCGCACGCAGCGGGCCAGCACCAATGATGCGGACCGGCTGCGCAAGTACCTGGCCCGGTTTGGATTGGACTGGGAGCAGGTGCGCGCAGTGTCGCGCGGGGGTGTTGCGCCGTAG
- the uvrD gene encoding DNA helicase II, with amino-acid sequence MDVSHLLDGLNPAQREAVSAPPGHHLVLAGAGSGKTRVLIHRIAWLNEVCGVPTHGIFAVTFTNKAAGEMRHRIDLQLPQGSRGAWIGTFHGLAHRLLRLHYQDAKLPDSFQVLDSDDQLRLVKRVVQQLEIDDSKHPPKQIAWWINEQKDEGRRPQHIQPEPHDAWLETMRQAYAAYQERCDRAGLVDFAELLLRAHELLRDNPALLAHYRSRFREILVDEFQDTNAIQYAFVRVLAGDSGHVFVVGDDDQAIYGWRGAKVENVQRFLKDFPGAQTVRLEQNYRSSANILGAANAVIAHNPDRIGKELWTDSGDGDPIDLYAAYNEMDEARYVVERARQWVRDGGSYGDAAVLYRSNAQSRAFEEALISEQVPYRVYGGMRFFERAEIKDALAYLRLMTNRNDDAAFERAVNTPTRGIGDRTLDEVRRLARSHAISLWEATMLTTQGNELAARARNALAGFLTLVNQLHGEAGEMTLAERIDHVLVRSGLREHWSKESRNALDSESRADNLDELVSVASRFVRREDDIEETGETMSELVAFLSYASLEAGEGQAQAGEEGVQLMTLHSAKGLEFPIVFLAGMEDGLFPSARSLEESGRLEEERRLAYVGITRARQKLVLSYAESRRIHGQENYNVPSRFLREIPRELLNEVRPKVQVSRTASLGANRVMGHAALEAPPLKLGALVNHPKFGEGMVTDYEGNGQHARVQVEFADAGSKWLVMAYANLTVL; translated from the coding sequence ATGGATGTCTCCCACTTGCTCGACGGGCTCAACCCCGCCCAGCGCGAAGCTGTGTCCGCCCCGCCCGGCCACCATCTGGTGCTTGCCGGTGCCGGTTCCGGCAAGACCCGCGTACTTATCCACCGCATCGCCTGGCTGAATGAAGTCTGCGGCGTGCCTACCCATGGCATTTTTGCGGTGACCTTCACCAACAAGGCCGCCGGCGAGATGCGCCACCGCATCGACCTGCAGCTGCCGCAGGGCAGCCGCGGCGCGTGGATCGGCACCTTCCACGGGCTGGCCCACCGCCTGCTGCGCCTGCATTACCAGGACGCCAAGCTGCCCGACAGCTTCCAGGTGCTCGATTCGGACGACCAGCTGCGGCTGGTCAAGCGCGTGGTGCAGCAGCTGGAGATCGACGACAGCAAGCACCCGCCCAAGCAGATCGCGTGGTGGATCAACGAGCAGAAGGACGAGGGCCGCCGCCCGCAGCACATCCAGCCCGAGCCGCACGACGCGTGGCTGGAAACCATGCGCCAGGCCTACGCGGCCTACCAGGAACGCTGCGATCGCGCCGGTCTGGTCGACTTCGCCGAGTTGCTGCTGCGCGCGCATGAGCTGCTGCGCGACAACCCGGCGTTGCTGGCCCATTACCGCTCGCGCTTCCGCGAAATCCTGGTGGACGAGTTCCAGGACACCAACGCCATCCAGTACGCGTTCGTGCGCGTGCTGGCCGGCGACAGCGGCCACGTGTTCGTGGTCGGCGACGATGACCAGGCCATCTACGGCTGGCGCGGCGCCAAGGTCGAGAACGTCCAGCGCTTCCTGAAGGACTTCCCCGGCGCACAGACCGTGCGCCTGGAGCAGAACTACCGCTCCAGCGCCAACATCCTGGGCGCGGCCAACGCGGTGATCGCGCACAACCCCGACCGCATCGGCAAGGAACTGTGGACCGACAGCGGCGACGGGGATCCGATCGACCTGTACGCGGCCTACAACGAAATGGACGAGGCGCGCTATGTGGTCGAGCGCGCGCGCCAATGGGTGCGCGACGGCGGCAGCTATGGCGATGCCGCGGTGCTTTACCGCAGCAACGCGCAGTCGCGTGCGTTTGAAGAAGCCCTGATCTCCGAGCAGGTGCCGTACCGCGTGTATGGCGGCATGCGCTTCTTCGAGCGTGCCGAAATCAAGGACGCGCTGGCCTACCTGCGGCTGATGACCAACCGCAACGATGACGCCGCCTTCGAGCGCGCGGTCAACACGCCCACGCGTGGCATCGGCGACCGCACCCTGGATGAAGTGCGGCGGTTGGCGCGCAGCCACGCGATTTCGCTGTGGGAGGCCACCATGCTCACCACCCAGGGCAACGAACTGGCGGCGCGCGCACGCAACGCGCTGGCCGGTTTCCTGACCCTGGTCAACCAGTTGCATGGCGAAGCCGGCGAGATGACCCTGGCCGAGCGCATCGACCACGTGCTGGTGCGTTCGGGCCTGCGCGAACACTGGTCCAAGGAAAGCCGCAACGCGCTGGATTCCGAATCGCGCGCGGACAACCTGGACGAACTGGTGTCGGTGGCTTCGCGGTTCGTGCGCCGCGAGGACGACATCGAAGAGACCGGCGAGACCATGAGTGAGCTGGTCGCGTTCCTGTCCTACGCCTCGCTGGAGGCCGGCGAAGGCCAGGCCCAGGCGGGCGAGGAGGGCGTGCAGCTGATGACGCTGCACTCGGCCAAGGGCCTGGAATTCCCGATCGTGTTCCTGGCCGGCATGGAAGATGGCCTGTTCCCGAGCGCACGCTCGCTGGAAGAAAGCGGGCGGTTGGAGGAAGAGCGCCGCCTGGCGTACGTGGGCATCACCCGCGCGCGCCAGAAGCTGGTGCTCAGCTACGCCGAATCGCGGCGCATCCACGGCCAGGAAAACTACAACGTGCCGTCGCGCTTCCTGCGCGAGATCCCGCGTGAACTGCTCAACGAAGTGCGGCCCAAGGTGCAGGTCTCGCGCACCGCCTCGCTCGGTGCCAACCGGGTGATGGGCCACGCCGCGCTGGAAGCACCGCCGCTGAAGCTGGGCGCGCTGGTCAACCACCCGAAGTTCGGCGAAGGCATGGTCACCGACTACGAAGGCAACGGCCAGCACGCGCGCGTGCAGGTGGAGTTCGCCGACGCCGGCAGCAAGTGGCTGGTGATGGCCTACGCCAACCTCACCGTGCTCTGA
- the bla gene encoding subclass B3 metallo-beta-lactamase → MTPTSDPTAPRGPVAPAVMGRVIAVLGIGMLLSACQPDVSADAATPAAPAGAALPAASAVDHMPACPAGASVMDGWNDRAPPRRIFGNTWYVGTCGLSAVLVTSDQGHVLIDGGTVAAGPLIAANIRALGFDPHAVKYLLNSHEHSDHAGGLAHLQAATGAPLLARAPAVATLRRGKSDRSDPQYLEPGGTFPPVANVVVIADGETVRVGPLALTAHATPGHTPGGTSWTWRSCEGARCLDIAYTDSVSAISDAQYRYLDHPQGVAAFRHGLDTLAALPCDIHVTPHPLGSDLFARLAGDGTPPLVDAGACQRYAQNGRAQLDARLKEEAAGRKP, encoded by the coding sequence ATGACGCCTACCTCAGACCCGACCGCCCCGCGCGGCCCTGTTGCCCCGGCCGTGATGGGCCGCGTAATCGCCGTACTGGGCATCGGCATGCTGCTGTCTGCCTGCCAGCCCGACGTCAGTGCCGATGCCGCCACACCCGCCGCACCGGCCGGCGCCGCACTGCCCGCTGCCAGCGCAGTCGATCACATGCCGGCCTGCCCGGCCGGTGCCAGCGTCATGGACGGCTGGAACGATCGCGCACCGCCGCGCCGCATCTTCGGCAACACGTGGTATGTGGGCACCTGCGGGCTGTCGGCGGTGCTGGTGACCTCCGACCAGGGGCATGTGCTGATCGACGGTGGCACCGTGGCGGCCGGTCCCCTGATCGCGGCCAACATCCGCGCGCTGGGTTTCGATCCGCACGCAGTGAAGTACCTGCTCAACTCGCACGAGCATTCCGACCATGCCGGCGGCCTGGCCCACCTGCAAGCGGCCACCGGGGCGCCGCTGCTGGCGCGTGCGCCGGCGGTAGCCACGCTGCGCAGGGGGAAGAGCGATCGCAGCGACCCGCAGTACCTCGAACCCGGTGGGACCTTCCCGCCCGTGGCCAACGTGGTGGTGATCGCCGACGGCGAGACGGTCCGCGTTGGCCCCCTGGCGCTGACCGCCCATGCCACGCCGGGCCACACGCCGGGCGGCACCAGCTGGACATGGCGTTCCTGCGAGGGCGCACGCTGTCTGGACATCGCCTACACCGACAGCGTCAGCGCCATCTCCGATGCGCAGTACCGCTACCTGGATCATCCGCAGGGGGTGGCCGCCTTCCGCCACGGCCTGGACACGCTGGCCGCGCTGCCCTGCGACATCCACGTGACACCGCATCCGCTGGGCAGCGATCTGTTCGCCCGCCTGGCAGGCGATGGGACGCCGCCGCTGGTGGACGCGGGGGCCTGCCAGCGTTACGCGCAGAACGGACGTGCCCAGCTGGACGCTCGCCTGAAGGAGGAGGCCGCCGGCCGCAAACCCTGA
- a CDS encoding FAD/NAD(P)-binding protein — MAYNRGMTATQSPRQCDLAIVGGGAAGVLVALHALRTATAALHVVVFEPASALAQGIAYATPWPEHLLNVPAGRMSALPDAPDDFLDYLLQVDAFPGMPRDAVAAEYAPRRCYAAYLQARLEQAQATSPAQLSVVHEAVTALQPGIAMQQLTLADGDTWQARQVVLACGNSMRPLPVTGADALPPGKVVDAWDYDGVRLLAGDGDLAIIGSGLSMADSVVALANAGHRGRIHVLSRHALLPLPHAHGGTASFDPGPLPGLPLRQALRALRGHARDAVAQGLPWQSVMDRIRPLGQALWRGLEAADQRRFLRHVVRYWDVHRHRIAESVEAQVAALEQSGQLQRHRARLDTVLVLDGTLQIHAHGAGGGLPPLRVGALINATGVETRATAMRNPLVQQLLADGHARPGPHGLGLDTSVAHAGLLAANGQPHPGVQVVGSLRIGTLWESLAIPELRVQAQQAAARALG; from the coding sequence ATCGCCTACAATCGGGGCATGACCGCAACCCAATCCCCTCGCCAGTGTGACCTGGCCATCGTCGGCGGCGGTGCGGCAGGCGTGCTGGTGGCGTTGCATGCGCTGCGCACGGCAACCGCCGCGCTCCATGTCGTGGTGTTCGAGCCGGCCTCGGCGCTGGCCCAGGGCATCGCCTACGCCACGCCATGGCCCGAGCACCTGCTCAACGTGCCGGCCGGCAGGATGAGCGCGTTGCCCGATGCGCCCGACGATTTCCTCGATTACCTGCTGCAGGTGGACGCGTTTCCCGGCATGCCGCGCGACGCAGTTGCCGCCGAATACGCGCCGCGCCGCTGCTATGCCGCCTACCTGCAGGCCCGCCTGGAGCAGGCCCAGGCCACCAGCCCCGCGCAGCTCAGCGTGGTGCATGAGGCAGTCACCGCGTTGCAGCCTGGCATCGCCATGCAGCAGCTGACGCTGGCCGATGGCGACACCTGGCAGGCGCGCCAGGTGGTGCTGGCCTGTGGCAACAGCATGCGCCCGTTGCCGGTTACCGGCGCCGACGCGCTGCCCCCGGGCAAAGTGGTCGACGCCTGGGATTACGACGGTGTGCGGCTGCTGGCCGGCGACGGCGATCTGGCCATCATCGGCTCGGGGTTGAGCATGGCCGACAGCGTGGTGGCGCTGGCCAATGCAGGGCACCGCGGCCGCATCCACGTGCTGTCCCGGCATGCACTGCTGCCGTTGCCACACGCGCATGGCGGCACGGCCAGTTTCGATCCGGGCCCGCTGCCGGGCCTGCCGCTGCGGCAGGCGCTGCGCGCGCTGCGCGGCCACGCCCGCGACGCTGTCGCCCAGGGCCTGCCCTGGCAGAGCGTGATGGATCGCATCCGTCCGCTGGGCCAGGCACTGTGGCGTGGTCTGGAGGCCGCCGACCAGCGCCGCTTCCTGCGCCACGTGGTGCGGTACTGGGACGTGCACCGCCACCGCATTGCCGAAAGCGTCGAGGCGCAGGTCGCCGCGCTGGAGCAGTCGGGCCAGCTGCAGCGTCATCGCGCCCGGCTCGATACCGTACTGGTGCTCGACGGCACCCTGCAGATACATGCGCACGGCGCCGGCGGTGGCCTGCCGCCGTTGCGCGTGGGCGCGCTGATCAATGCCACCGGCGTGGAGACCCGCGCCACCGCGATGCGCAATCCGCTGGTGCAGCAGTTGCTGGCCGACGGCCACGCCAGGCCAGGGCCGCACGGCCTGGGGTTGGATACCTCGGTGGCGCATGCCGGGCTGCTCGCCGCCAACGGCCAGCCGCATCCCGGTGTACAGGTGGTGGGCAGCCTGCGCATCGGCACGCTGTGGGAAAGCCTGGCCATTCCCGAGCTGCGGGTGCAGGCGCAGCAGGCCGCAGCACGCGCGCTGGGCTGA